One Actinomycetospora corticicola genomic window, ACCTCCCAGGTCGACCCGCCCGAACCGGCCTGACCCCCCTCTTCTCCCTTTCGACCCGAGCACCAGGAGACACCTGTGCCCTTCACGCCCCGTGGCGCCGCCGTCGCCACGTTCCTCACCCATCTCGACGCGGTCGTCCAGCGCGAGGTCTCGGCGGTCGACGCCGGCGCCGGACGCTGGGAGATCGAGGCCGAGCGGATCGCCGCCGAGGTGGCCGGTTCGCTCGCCCTGCTGCGCACCGAGCTGCAGCGCCACCGCACCGCGTTCGCGGAATGACCCGTCCGGTCGTGCAGGGCCGCTCGGGTCGCCCCCGTCACGTCGGTGGCCCCCACGGACGGGGCATGGCAGTCTTGGCGCCCATGACCTCCGCGGCCGACGTGCGCCTCGTGGCCCGTCGTCACGTGGACTACGGCCGCGTCTTCAGCTGCGCCTGTCCGGTCTCCTGACCCACCCGCGGGACCCGCCGTCCGGACCGGACGGCGGGTCGAACGCGGGTGCGCGCGCCTGACCGCCGTCATCCGACCCCGCCTCTGCGCGCGGGGCCTCCTCAGGAGAACCACCACCCGTGACCCGCCTCCGTCGGCGCACCCTGCCCGCCGTCGTCGCCCTCGCCGCCGCGTTGCTCGTCCTGACCGGGTGCACCCGCGCCCAGGAGTCCGCCCCGGCGCCCGCCGCCGACGCCGGGCCCGCGCCCGAGCTGCGCCTCGGCTTCTTCCCGAACATCACCCACGCCGGCGCGCTGATCGGCGTGCAGAACGGCCTGTTCGCCCAGCAGCTCGGCGCGACCAAGCTGTCGACGCAGACGTTCAACGCCGGCCCGGAGGAGACGAGCGCCCTCTTCGGCAACTCGATCGACCTCGGGTTCATCGGCTCGGGCCCCGCGATCAACGCCTACAAGCAGAACCCCGACGGCGTCCGCATCATCGCGGGCGCGACGTCCGGTGGTGCGCAGCTCGTGGTGCGTCCCGGCATCACCAGCCCGCAGCAGCTGCTCGGGAAGAAGATCGCCACGCCGCAGCTCGCGAACACGCAGGACATCGCGCTGAAGAAGTGGCTGAAGGACAACAACCTGCCGACCGGCACCGGTCCGGGTGCCGTCGAGGTCGTCAACATCGACAACGCCCGCGCGCTCGACGCCTACAAGACTGGCCAGCTCGACGGCGGGTGGCTGCCGGAGCCGTTCGCGTCGCGCTTCGTGCTCGAGGGTGGCGCGACCCCGCTGCTCGACGAGAAGACGCTGTGGCCGAACGGGCAGTTCCCGACCACGGTCGTCATCGCCCGCACCGACTACGTGCAGCAGCATCCGACCACCGTCGCCGCGTTCCTGAAGGGCCTCGTCGCGGCCGAGAACCTGGCGCAGAGCGACCCGAACGCCGCGAAGGCGGCCGCGAACGCCGGTCTCGGTGCTGCGGGCAGCAAGCCGCTCGCGCAGAACGTGCTCGACCGGGCGTGGAGCGAGGTCTCGCTGAACCCCGACCCGCTCGCGTCGACCTTTCCGGTCCTCGCGCAGAACGCCGTCACGGCCGGGACCGCGCAGTCGGCCACCGACGTGAAGGGGCTCTTCGCCCTGGACCCGCTCAACCAGGCCCTCCAGGCCGCCGGACGTCCGACCGTGTCGGCCGCCGGGCTCGACACCAAGTAATCGGGAGAGCAGCCATGACCGCCACGCTCGAACGTTCCGCCCCGGGGCCCCGCACCGGGCCGCCCGCCCTGGACGTCCGCGGGGTCTCCAAGGTCTTCGGGACGGGGAACGACGCCGTGGTCGCCCTGGACGGGGTCGACCTCGCCGTGCACCCGGGGGAGTTCGTCTGCCTCCTCGGGGCGTCGGGCTGCGGCAAGTCGACGCTGCTCAACCTCGTCGCGGGTCTCGACCGGCCGACCAGCGGGACGGTCGAGACCACCTCGGCGCGCCCGGCGGTGATGTTCCAGGAGGCGGCGCTGCTGCCGTGGCTGGACGCCGGGCGCAACGTCGAGCTCCCGCTGCGGCTGGCCGGCCTCGGCCGGGCACAGCGGCGGGAGCGCGCGCAGGAACTGCTCGCCCTCGTGCGGCTCGAGGGCCAGGCGGCGAAGCGTCCGCACGAGCTCTCCGGCGGCATGCGGCAGCGCGTCGCGCTGGCGCGGGCCCTGGCCGCGGCGACCGGCCTCGGGGAGGGCGGGAAGTCCCGTCAGGAGGCCGGCGTCCTGCTCATGGACGAGCCGTTCGGGGCGCTCGACGCGATCACCCGCGACGTGCTGCAGGCCGAGCTGCTCCGGGTGTGGGAGGCGACCGGCACCACGGTGCTGTTCGTGACCCACGACGTCCGGGAGTCGGTCCGGCTCGCGGAACGGGTCGTGCTGCTGTCCTCGCGGCCGGGCCGCGTCGTCCGCGAGTGGGCGACCTCGACCGACACCGATGCCGAGGAGCTGCACGGCGACATCACCGGTGAGCTCCGCGAGGTGATCTCCGCCCATGGCCGCTGACACGACCCTCGACGACGCCGTCGACGTCGGGCGCGGTCTCGACGCCCTCGACACCCCGACCGAGCAGCGCACCCCGCTGTGGAAGCGGCTCCTCACCGGGGTGGTGCCGCCGATCGTCGCGGTGGTGCTGTTCATCGTCGTCTGGCAGATCCTGTGGGCGTCGGCGATCTGGCCGGAGTTCAAGCTGCCGTCGCCCGAGGCCGTGTTCGGCACGATCGGCGACGACTTCGCCGACGGGCGGGCGTTCTCGATCATCTGGACCTCGATCAGCCGGGCGATCCTCGGCTTCCTGCTGGCCGTGGTGGTCGCGACCCCGCTCGGCCTGCTGGTGGCCACCGTGCCGCTGGTGCGCTCCGCGATCGGCCCGATCCTCACCGGGCTGCAGAGCCTGCCCTCGGTGGCGTGGGTCCCGGCGGCGGTCCTGTGGTTCGGGCTGAGCGACGCGACGATCTACTTCGTCGTCCTGATGGGCGCCGTGCCGTCGATCGCCAACGGCCTGGTGTCGGGCATCGACCAGGTGCCCCCGCTGCTGCCGCGCGTGGGCTTCGCGATGGGGGCCTCGCGCTCGCAGTCGGCGCGGCTGATCATGCTGCCCGCAGCTCTGCCGGGCTTCCTCGGTGGCCTCAAGCAGGGGTGGGCGTTCTCCTGGCGCTCCCTCATGGCGGCGGAGATCATCGCGACGTCCCCGAGCCTCGGTTTCGGGCTCGGCGCCTACCTGAACGAGGGGCAGTCCCTGTCCGACATGCCCTCGGTGATGGCGGCGATCATCCTGATCCTCATCGTCGGGATCGGCGTCGAACTGCTCTTCTTCCGGCCCGCCGAGCTGCGCGTCCTGCGGGCCCGCGGCCTCGCGACGGGGCCGTGACGAACGAGCTGCGGAAAGGGACGGTGGCGGCCCCGGACACCGTCCGTTCCTGACGACGGGTCAGGCGGCCATCGCGAGCATGGCCACCATGCCGAGGTCCATGACGACGTGCGGGACGCTCGCGACGCGCAACGTCCGGACCGTGGACGCCGTGGCGGGGGCGCCCGCCAGGGCGGTCCGCGGCGCCAGGGCGACCAGCCCCGTCGTCAGCACCGCGTCGAGCAGGAACGTCGCGGCGAGGACCCAGGCCACGGTGCTCTGCCACGCCGGCGCGGTCACGGCCATCGTCATCGTCAGGTGGTCGTGGTCGGTCGTCAGGACGGCGAAGAGCATCGCCCCTGCGGCGACGAGGTGGAACAGGTGCGCGGGGCGGGACGGTGAACCGCGGACGAGCAGCGCGCCGAACCCGAGGGCGAGGACCGCGAGCACGACCACGCCCGCCGTCCGGAGAGCACCGCCCCACCACGGCGTCAGCATCGCGACCATGACGACGTTCATGACGAGGTGGCCGGTCTCGGCGCTGGGCGTCGTGAGGTAACGGTCGACGGACCGCCCGCGCAGCAGGCCGACGGCGCTCACGGCGACCGCCACGAGCAGGGCGGCGAGCAGCAGGCCGTCGAGCGCGGCGGACCCGGTCACACCCCGCATTCTGACACGGAGGCGTTCCCACTTTCCGCTCGCAGCGCTCCTGTGGTGGCGGGTGTGACCCCCGCTATAGCGTGATGATCCACCCACCTGCAGGAGGAGTCGTCGTGCCGCGTCCGTACGCCAGTGGAGTCATCGCCGCCCCCGCCGACACGGTCTGGGCCCAGCTGCGTGCCTTCAACGACCTGCCCTCGTGGCACCCGGCCTTGAGCCACAGCGAGCTCGTCGAGGGTGTCGACGGACAGGTCGGAGCGGTGCGCCGCCTGACCATGGCCTCCGGCGGGGACCCGTTCGACGAGAAGCTGATCACCCTCGACGACACGGTCCGCACCTTCACCTACACCTTCACCGGCGCGAACCCGTTCGGGGTCCGCCGCTACCTGTCGACGGTGCGGGTCAGCCCGATCACCGACACCGGCGAGACCTTCGTCGAGTGGTGGGCCGAGTACGACGCCGACGCGAGCCAGGAGGAGGAGCTGAACACGACCTTCGCCGACGGCGTGTTCGGCACCGGCATCAAGGAGCTGCGCGAGAAGCTGGCCTGACCTGGTCCGGCCACCAGTCAGCTGATCATGCCGAGTGCGACGTCGCACTCGGCATGATCAACTGCTTAGGGCGTCACACGAGCGGCGGCCCGGGCGGGTCGCCGGGCTCGTGGATCAACGGCGGGCCGATCGCGATGCGGGAGCCGGGCGTGCGGCCGTGGCCCCAGCCGAGGGCCTCGCGGTAGCTGCCGAGCGCCACCTTGTCCTCGGTGGGCGCGGCGGGCAGGGGCGTCCGCTCGGCCGCCACCCACAGCGCGTCGACTGGGCACCAGGCCTCGCACAGGAAGCAGGTCTGGCAGTCGCCCTGCCGCGCGATCACCGGGACGGCACCGGGCACCCGGTCGAAGACGTCGGTGGGGCAGACGTCGACGCAGCGGTCGCAGCCGATGCAGCGGGTGGCGGAGAGCAGCTCGATCACGCGGCGACCCACACGTCGTCGAGGCCGCCGACGGTGATCCGGCGCTGCCAGGCCGGATCGCTGCCCGGCCGGTCCTCCCGCTTGTGCATCCCGCGGGACTCGTCGCGCGCGAGAGCCGCCGTGTACATCCAGCGGGCGACCGCGGTCATCGCCGCCGCCTCCCGCGCCCGCCACGACCCGCCGTCGAGACCCTCGCGGACCGTGTCCCACACCCCGTCGAGCCGTTCCAGCGCGGGGCGGAGTCGGTCGCCGTGGCGGATCAGGTTGATGTCGTAGGGCAGCACCTCGGCCTGGACCGCCGAGACCACGTCCCGGGCGGGAGTCCGCCCGGACGGGACGGGACCCGCACCGGTCGTCGGGAAGGGTCTCCCTCCGGCGAGCGCGTGCGCGGCCGCGGCACGCCCGGCCCAGCTGCCCGAGGAGAGCGCCCAGGCGGCGTTGTGGCTGCCGCCACCGGTGAAGCCGCCGCAGATGTCCTCGCGGCTCGCGGCGTCGCCCGCCGCGTACAGGCCGGGGACGCCGGTCGCGCAGTCCGCCGAGGTCAGGGCGATGCCGCCGGTGCCGCGCACCGTGCCCTCGGCGATGAGCGTGATCTCGAAGAGGTCGCGGAACGGATCGATGCCGGCGCGGTCGAAGGGCAGGAAGAAGTTGGGCTGGCCGCGGCGCATGGCGGCCTGCTCGACCGGCCCGGCGTGGTCGAGCCGGCAGAGCACGGGCTCGTCGAGCAGCGTGCGGGCGATGACCGACCGGCCCCGCGTGCTGCCCGCACCGTCCAGGATCGTGCCGTCGGCGCGGTAGAAACTCGCGTAGCTGTAGTAGGCGGTCTTGGTCACCGAGCTGTGCGCCGGGGCGATCGCGTAGGCGTTGGAGAACTCCATGCCCGAGAGGTGCGCCCCGACCTCCACGGCCGCGAGGGCACCGTCACCGGTGTCGACGTCGCAGCCCAGTGCTCCGCTCCCGAAGGCGCAGCCACCGGTCGCGAGGACCACCGCGCCGGCCCGGACGCGGTAGTCCACGCCCTCCTGACGACGGGTGCCCGCGGCGCCCGCGACGTGGCCGTCGGCGGCGGTGAGCAACCCGGTGAGCGGGGAGTGGTCGAGGATCCGGACGCCGGCGCGGCGCACGAGCGCCCGCATCCGCCGCATGTACTCCGGGCCCTGCACCCCGCGCCGGATCTCGTGTCCCTCGTCATCGCGGGGGAACGGGTAGCGCCCCCGGTCGGCGAGCTCGTCGACGCCGGCGTAGGTCTCGTCGAGCACGCGCGCCATCCACCCGCGGTCCGAGAGGTACCCGCCGAGCCCCTCGCGGGCGGCCATCGCCGTCTCGCGGGCCTCCGGGTCGGGCTCGACGTACCAGATGCTGGTGCCCGAGGCGGCCGTCGCGCCGCTCGCCCCGCACCAGCCCTTGTCGACCAGCACCACGTCCGCGCCGGCGTCCGCCGCCCGGAGCGCGGCCCACGTGCCGGCGGGGCCACCTCCGGCGACCAGCACGTCGGCCTCGAGCTCGAGCACGGGCATCTCCTCACGACGGTCGGGCCGGACGCTACGGGAGACCGGGAACGCGCTCCCCCCGATGCACGAACGGGCCGTTCGTCACGATCGGTCGTGACGAACGGCCCGCTCGTGCGGTCCGGCTCAGACCGTCGCGGTGGCCTCGACGCGGGTCCACCGGTTGTCGAACTCCAGGCCGCTGCGCGTGAACATCTGCGTCACCGGGCAGCGGCGCGCGACCTCCGAGACGAACTGCTCGAACTGCTCCTCGGTCGCGTCGGTCTCGACCGTCGCCCGTACCTCGACGCGGTCGAAGTTGGCGTTGCCGTCGGCGCCGCCCACGAACACCGCGGTGTCGAGGTCACCGACGATGTCGAAGGTCCACTTCGTGACGGTGATGCCCAGGTCCTTCGCGACGAGGCTGCCGGTCACCTGGTTGCACGAGGTCAGGGCGCCGAGCAGGTAGAACAGCGGGCTCGGGGCCGAGTCCTTGCCACCGAAGGCCGGGTAGGCGTCGGTGTGGAAGACGTGGCCGCCCTCGCCACCGGCGGTGAGGGTCTGGTAGACGCCGGTCCCCTCCGCGTGCACGGGGAACGGGACGACGGTCTCCTTGGGCTTGATGGCCATGCTCGATGTCTCCTGGAGGACAGGCGGGAACCGGGTCCGCGGAGGTGCGGACCGGGAGGTCAGGGCGCTCGTCGTCCGCGCAGCACACCGCGACCAGTTCGGCGCGGGTGAGCGGGATCGCTCAGACGAGCGGGCGGGCGGGGCGACAGCCCATCGCCGGCACACGGCACAGATCGACGTGCAGACGACGCACGAGGTTCCGGGCCATACGATCATTGAACACCGAATGGTCGTGGACGCCAACCCGGGAGGCTCGACGCGGAGCCCCCGGGCGCCCGACGCGGCCCGTGGAGAGGACCCGCATGGACTCGATCGCCGACATGGGCGGGACCCAGGGCTGGGGGCCTGCCCGGATCCCCACCGACGAGCCACCCTTCGCCGAGCCGTGGGAGGGCCGCAGCTTCGCGCTGACGGTCCTCACCATGGGCCGCATCTCGGGACGCAACCTGGACGCCTTCCGGCACGCCCTCGGCCGCCTCCACCCGGTCGACTACCTCGTCGACGGGTACTACGGCCGCTGGCTGAACGCGGCCGAGCTCATGCTCACCGACAGCACCGTCCTGGCCCCCGGCGCCGTCGACGCCCGGGCCCGCCGCAACCGGGGCGAGGACGTCGAGGAGCCGGCGTTCCCCGAGCCCACCCGGCCCGACTACCAGGCGACCGCCCCGGGCTCCCTGCGCGAGGTCGACCACGGGCCCGCGTTCGGGGTCGGCGAGGTGGTGCACACGAAGGACCTGCACCCGCAGGGCCCCACCAAGCTGCCCCGCTACCTGCGACGCCGGACCGGCACGGTGCATGCCGTCCGCCCCCCGCACGTCCTGCCCGACACCCACGCCGTGTTCGCGGGAGAGAACCCGCAGCACGTCTACACCGTCGCATTCCCCTCGACCGAGCTGTGGGGGCCCGACGCCGAGCCGTTCACCCTGCACGCCG contains:
- a CDS encoding ABC transporter substrate-binding protein; amino-acid sequence: MTRLRRRTLPAVVALAAALLVLTGCTRAQESAPAPAADAGPAPELRLGFFPNITHAGALIGVQNGLFAQQLGATKLSTQTFNAGPEETSALFGNSIDLGFIGSGPAINAYKQNPDGVRIIAGATSGGAQLVVRPGITSPQQLLGKKIATPQLANTQDIALKKWLKDNNLPTGTGPGAVEVVNIDNARALDAYKTGQLDGGWLPEPFASRFVLEGGATPLLDEKTLWPNGQFPTTVVIARTDYVQQHPTTVAAFLKGLVAAENLAQSDPNAAKAAANAGLGAAGSKPLAQNVLDRAWSEVSLNPDPLASTFPVLAQNAVTAGTAQSATDVKGLFALDPLNQALQAAGRPTVSAAGLDTK
- a CDS encoding OsmC family protein, whose product is MAIKPKETVVPFPVHAEGTGVYQTLTAGGEGGHVFHTDAYPAFGGKDSAPSPLFYLLGALTSCNQVTGSLVAKDLGITVTKWTFDIVGDLDTAVFVGGADGNANFDRVEVRATVETDATEEQFEQFVSEVARRCPVTQMFTRSGLEFDNRWTRVEATATV
- a CDS encoding 4Fe-4S dicluster domain-containing protein, producing the protein MIELLSATRCIGCDRCVDVCPTDVFDRVPGAVPVIARQGDCQTCFLCEAWCPVDALWVAAERTPLPAAPTEDKVALGSYREALGWGHGRTPGSRIAIGPPLIHEPGDPPGPPLV
- a CDS encoding DUF5134 domain-containing protein: MTGSAALDGLLLAALLVAVAVSAVGLLRGRSVDRYLTTPSAETGHLVMNVVMVAMLTPWWGGALRTAGVVVLAVLALGFGALLVRGSPSRPAHLFHLVAAGAMLFAVLTTDHDHLTMTMAVTAPAWQSTVAWVLAATFLLDAVLTTGLVALAPRTALAGAPATASTVRTLRVASVPHVVMDLGMVAMLAMAA
- a CDS encoding ABC transporter ATP-binding protein; the protein is MTATLERSAPGPRTGPPALDVRGVSKVFGTGNDAVVALDGVDLAVHPGEFVCLLGASGCGKSTLLNLVAGLDRPTSGTVETTSARPAVMFQEAALLPWLDAGRNVELPLRLAGLGRAQRRERAQELLALVRLEGQAAKRPHELSGGMRQRVALARALAAATGLGEGGKSRQEAGVLLMDEPFGALDAITRDVLQAELLRVWEATGTTVLFVTHDVRESVRLAERVVLLSSRPGRVVREWATSTDTDAEELHGDITGELREVISAHGR
- the nthB gene encoding nitrile hydratase subunit beta; the protein is MDSIADMGGTQGWGPARIPTDEPPFAEPWEGRSFALTVLTMGRISGRNLDAFRHALGRLHPVDYLVDGYYGRWLNAAELMLTDSTVLAPGAVDARARRNRGEDVEEPAFPEPTRPDYQATAPGSLREVDHGPAFGVGEVVHTKDLHPQGPTKLPRYLRRRTGTVHAVRPPHVLPDTHAVFAGENPQHVYTVAFPSTELWGPDAEPFTLHAEVFESYLETR
- a CDS encoding ABC transporter permease gives rise to the protein MAADTTLDDAVDVGRGLDALDTPTEQRTPLWKRLLTGVVPPIVAVVLFIVVWQILWASAIWPEFKLPSPEAVFGTIGDDFADGRAFSIIWTSISRAILGFLLAVVVATPLGLLVATVPLVRSAIGPILTGLQSLPSVAWVPAAVLWFGLSDATIYFVVLMGAVPSIANGLVSGIDQVPPLLPRVGFAMGASRSQSARLIMLPAALPGFLGGLKQGWAFSWRSLMAAEIIATSPSLGFGLGAYLNEGQSLSDMPSVMAAIILILIVGIGVELLFFRPAELRVLRARGLATGP
- a CDS encoding FAD-binding protein; protein product: MLELEADVLVAGGGPAGTWAALRAADAGADVVLVDKGWCGASGATAASGTSIWYVEPDPEARETAMAAREGLGGYLSDRGWMARVLDETYAGVDELADRGRYPFPRDDEGHEIRRGVQGPEYMRRMRALVRRAGVRILDHSPLTGLLTAADGHVAGAAGTRRQEGVDYRVRAGAVVLATGGCAFGSGALGCDVDTGDGALAAVEVGAHLSGMEFSNAYAIAPAHSSVTKTAYYSYASFYRADGTILDGAGSTRGRSVIARTLLDEPVLCRLDHAGPVEQAAMRRGQPNFFLPFDRAGIDPFRDLFEITLIAEGTVRGTGGIALTSADCATGVPGLYAAGDAASREDICGGFTGGGSHNAAWALSSGSWAGRAAAAHALAGGRPFPTTGAGPVPSGRTPARDVVSAVQAEVLPYDINLIRHGDRLRPALERLDGVWDTVREGLDGGSWRAREAAAMTAVARWMYTAALARDESRGMHKREDRPGSDPAWQRRITVGGLDDVWVAA
- a CDS encoding SRPBCC family protein encodes the protein MPRPYASGVIAAPADTVWAQLRAFNDLPSWHPALSHSELVEGVDGQVGAVRRLTMASGGDPFDEKLITLDDTVRTFTYTFTGANPFGVRRYLSTVRVSPITDTGETFVEWWAEYDADASQEEELNTTFADGVFGTGIKELREKLA